The following proteins are co-located in the Acidobacteriota bacterium genome:
- a CDS encoding DNA-3-methyladenine glycosylase 2 family protein: MARRKTSASRRERSGRADATSAQAAPAGPSTNTPDRGPSSSAPNRPPGYARSDRTNGSETQGRERGSLRPLSNDDLESACAHLIRRDPRLGALIRRVGPCRLGEGRSRAPFAALVRAILWQQLSGKAAETIHGRVLALLGGHERLTPPALLAVDPEHLRAAGVSRPKIAYLRDLAERVHDGRLDLDALEHAPDEDVVAAITAVKGLGRWSAEMFLMFRLNRPDVFPVTDLGIVKGVQALLGMKQRPKPVTMVRAAEAWRPYRSVAAWYLWRINE; this comes from the coding sequence CGCCGGCAGGTCCGAGCACCAACACACCGGACCGCGGACCATCGAGCAGCGCACCGAACCGTCCACCTGGTTACGCACGATCAGACCGAACCAACGGATCCGAGACGCAGGGCCGGGAACGCGGGAGCCTCCGTCCGCTCTCCAACGATGACCTCGAGTCCGCGTGCGCCCACCTGATACGCCGCGATCCACGGCTGGGCGCGCTGATCCGGCGCGTCGGCCCGTGCCGGCTTGGCGAGGGCCGCTCGCGCGCGCCGTTTGCCGCGCTCGTCCGCGCGATCCTCTGGCAGCAACTGTCCGGCAAAGCGGCCGAGACGATTCACGGCCGTGTGCTCGCGCTGCTCGGCGGCCACGAGCGGCTCACTCCGCCCGCGTTGCTCGCGGTCGATCCCGAGCATCTGCGCGCGGCCGGCGTGAGCCGGCCGAAGATCGCTTATCTTCGCGACCTCGCCGAGCGCGTTCACGATGGGCGTCTCGATCTCGACGCGCTCGAGCACGCGCCGGACGAGGACGTCGTCGCCGCCATCACTGCCGTGAAAGGCCTCGGCCGGTGGTCCGCCGAGATGTTCCTGATGTTCAGGTTGAACCGCCCCGACGTCTTTCCCGTGACGGACCTTGGCATCGTCAAGGGGGTGCAGGCGCTGCTCGGCATGAAACAGCGGCCGAAGCCGGTGACGATGGTGCGGGCAGCGGAGGCGTGGCGGCCGTATCGATCGGTTGCCGCTTGGTACCTCTGGCGGATCAACGAGTAG
- a CDS encoding altronate dehydratase gives MSIAVAAAPTIRLHPSDNVVIVRANLASRTPVDAERIVTSGPVPGGHKVATRAIRQSEPVYRYGQVIGVATRDIAPGDHVHTHNCGMSELARDYEFSVATVPTEPILPQATFQGIVRADGRVATRNYVGILSSVNCSATVSRHIADAFTRDGLLADYPNVDGVVALTHRTGCGQASEGEGMDVLRRTSGGYARHPNFSATFIIGLGCEANQIGPLMVTQGLKMARSLQAFTIQEMGGARKTIERGIAQIKELLPDANRVVRQAVPASNLILALQCGGSDGFSGITANPALGVASDLLVRHGGTVVLSETPETYGAEHLLTRRAVSREVGEKLLALFDWWRDYTARNGGEMDNNPSPGNKAGGITTILEKSLGAAAKAGTTNLVDVVRFAEPIRTKGFVFMDTPGYDPVSATGQVAGGANVLAFTTGRGSVFGCVPTPSIKIATNTRLYRHMIDDMDLNCGGIADGEETVEQAGRRIFEAILRVASGERTKSEQQGFGEAEFSPWQIGAVM, from the coding sequence ATGTCGATCGCCGTTGCCGCCGCTCCGACCATCCGCCTGCACCCCTCCGACAACGTCGTGATCGTTCGGGCGAACCTTGCGTCACGGACGCCGGTGGACGCCGAGCGGATCGTGACGTCGGGGCCGGTTCCCGGCGGACACAAAGTCGCGACGCGTGCGATCCGTCAGAGCGAGCCCGTCTATCGGTACGGGCAGGTCATCGGCGTGGCGACACGCGACATCGCGCCCGGCGATCACGTGCACACGCACAACTGCGGGATGAGCGAGCTCGCGCGCGACTACGAGTTCTCGGTCGCGACCGTGCCGACCGAGCCGATCCTCCCGCAGGCCACGTTCCAGGGCATCGTGCGCGCCGACGGACGGGTCGCCACCCGCAACTACGTGGGCATTCTGTCGTCGGTGAACTGCTCGGCGACGGTCTCGCGGCACATCGCGGACGCGTTCACCCGCGACGGATTGCTCGCCGACTATCCGAACGTGGACGGCGTCGTGGCGCTCACGCATCGCACCGGGTGCGGGCAGGCGAGCGAAGGCGAGGGAATGGACGTGCTGCGCCGCACGTCCGGCGGCTACGCCCGGCATCCGAACTTCTCAGCCACCTTCATCATCGGGCTCGGCTGCGAAGCCAATCAGATCGGGCCGTTGATGGTGACGCAGGGGCTGAAGATGGCCCGGTCGCTCCAGGCCTTCACGATCCAGGAGATGGGCGGCGCACGCAAGACGATCGAGCGCGGCATCGCGCAGATCAAGGAGCTGCTCCCGGACGCGAACAGGGTCGTGCGGCAGGCCGTGCCCGCGTCGAACTTGATCCTCGCGCTGCAGTGCGGCGGCTCGGACGGCTTCTCCGGGATCACCGCGAACCCGGCCCTTGGCGTGGCGTCGGATCTGCTCGTTCGCCACGGCGGTACCGTCGTGCTGTCCGAAACTCCCGAGACGTACGGGGCGGAGCATCTGCTCACGCGCCGTGCCGTCAGTCGCGAGGTGGGGGAGAAGCTTCTCGCGCTCTTCGACTGGTGGCGCGACTACACGGCGAGAAACGGCGGCGAGATGGACAACAACCCTTCGCCCGGCAACAAGGCGGGCGGCATCACGACCATTCTCGAGAAATCGCTGGGCGCGGCGGCCAAGGCCGGAACGACCAACCTCGTCGACGTGGTGCGATTCGCGGAACCCATTCGCACGAAGGGATTCGTGTTCATGGACACGCCAGGCTACGACCCGGTGTCGGCCACCGGCCAGGTCGCGGGTGGAGCGAACGTGCTCGCGTTCACGACGGGACGCGGCTCGGTCTTCGGGTGCGTGCCGACGCCGTCGATCAAGATCGCGACGAACACGCGGCTCTACCGGCACATGATCGACGACATGGATCTCAACTGCGGCGGCATCGCCGACGGCGAGGAGACGGTGGAGCAGGCGGGCCGTCGCATCTTCGAGGCGATCCTGCGCGTCGCGTCGGGCGAGCGCACGAAGAGCGAGCAGCAGGGCTTCGGCGAGGCCGAGTTCTCGCCGTGGCAGATTGGCGCCGTGATGTAG